One genomic region from Deltaproteobacteria bacterium encodes:
- a CDS encoding 1-acyl-sn-glycerol-3-phosphate acyltransferase produces the protein MAPVPGSGGQNDQQLGQVDPKRGPRAYRLTLVFLKALVGTFFRHTEIDGLENIPARGGGIIVAWHPNGLVDPGLILTSFPRQVIFGARHGLFKVPLLGALLRLIGTVPILRATDTAALDPEERRAQNLRSLDALAGQVAAGAFSALFPEGVSHDAPGLQHLKTGAARLYYRARALTPEGAPPPVILPVGLHYDRKAAFRSSALVSFHPPLKLPEALDVVPAQNETHEASRERCHQLTDAIGEALEGAVQSVDDWELFLLLHRSRTLIRAERAARARQAPGPQTLQEKTLGFARVRTAYTERLKSDPEKVAALRKRVAEYHHDIRALGLKDHELDLDPPLASRWMVGFLVMQVLAVFLLMPPILLFGYLINGLPALLLAAAARLGARLKKDVATIKILGGAILFPATWALCAVAAYFGHEILHESFPSLPPTPGRSAAMMVALGVIGGAVALRYQHVSARTIRAVRVRLSKHRRWFTTARLRKERSELTDALLAMAQGIELPGALDGRGRIVAERDNPTFGIELPWEI, from the coding sequence ATGGCCCCCGTGCCGGGCAGCGGGGGTCAGAACGATCAGCAGCTGGGTCAGGTCGACCCGAAGCGGGGGCCCCGCGCCTACCGCCTCACCCTCGTCTTCCTCAAGGCCCTGGTCGGCACCTTCTTCCGCCACACCGAGATCGACGGGCTGGAGAACATCCCGGCGCGCGGCGGGGGGATCATCGTCGCCTGGCACCCCAACGGCCTGGTCGATCCCGGGCTGATCCTCACCTCCTTCCCGCGCCAGGTGATCTTCGGCGCCCGCCACGGGCTCTTCAAGGTGCCGCTGCTGGGCGCCCTCCTGCGCCTCATCGGGACCGTCCCGATCCTGCGCGCGACCGATACCGCGGCCCTCGATCCCGAGGAGCGCCGGGCGCAGAACCTCCGCAGCCTCGACGCCCTCGCCGGGCAGGTCGCCGCCGGCGCCTTCTCGGCCCTCTTCCCCGAGGGGGTCTCGCACGACGCGCCCGGGCTGCAGCACCTGAAGACCGGGGCCGCGCGCCTCTACTACCGGGCGCGGGCGCTGACCCCCGAGGGCGCGCCGCCGCCGGTGATCCTCCCGGTGGGGCTGCACTACGACCGCAAGGCGGCCTTCCGCTCCAGCGCCCTGGTCAGCTTCCACCCGCCGCTGAAGCTGCCCGAGGCCCTCGACGTCGTGCCCGCTCAGAACGAGACGCATGAGGCGTCCCGGGAGCGCTGTCACCAGCTCACCGACGCCATCGGCGAGGCCCTCGAGGGGGCGGTGCAGTCGGTGGACGATTGGGAGCTCTTCCTGCTGCTCCACCGCTCCCGCACCCTGATCCGGGCCGAGCGGGCGGCGCGGGCGAGGCAGGCCCCCGGGCCCCAGACCCTGCAGGAGAAGACCCTCGGCTTCGCCCGGGTGCGCACCGCCTACACTGAGCGCCTGAAGTCCGACCCCGAGAAGGTCGCCGCGCTGCGGAAGCGGGTGGCCGAGTACCACCACGACATCCGGGCCCTCGGGCTCAAGGATCACGAGCTCGACCTCGACCCGCCGCTCGCCTCCCGCTGGATGGTGGGCTTCCTGGTGATGCAGGTGCTGGCGGTCTTCCTCCTCATGCCGCCGATCCTCCTCTTCGGCTACCTCATCAACGGCCTGCCCGCCCTGCTCCTGGCCGCCGCTGCCCGCCTCGGCGCCCGGCTGAAGAAGGACGTCGCCACCATCAAGATCCTCGGCGGCGCGATCCTCTTCCCGGCCACCTGGGCGCTCTGCGCGGTGGCCGCCTACTTCGGTCACGAGATCCTCCACGAGTCCTTCCCCTCCCTGCCGCCGACCCCGGGCCGCTCGGCGGCGATGATGGTCGCCCTGGGCGTGATCGGCGGGGCGGTGGCGCTGCGCTACCAGCACGTCTCGGCCCGGACGATCCGCGCGGTGCGGGTGCGCCTCTCCAAGCATCGCCGCTGGTTCACGACCGCCCGCCTGCGCAAGGAGCGCTCGGAGCTCACCGACGCCCTCCTGGCCATGGCCCAGGGGATCGAGCTCCCGGGCGCCCTCGACGGCCGCGGGAGGATCGTCGCCGAGCGCGACAACCCGACCTTCGGCATCGAGTTGCCCTGGGAGATATGA